tcactggatcgctcctgcatcgttctggagttgctgtgcttgacgtctctacagcgacctaaacagcgacgctccagcgatctagtttaggtcggctcgttgtctatatcgctgcagcgtcgctgagtgtgacggtacctttagagtcctgTAGAAACAATGAGGGGCATATCACAAGGTAATAAACAGAATACCATCATGTCTGGCCAAATTTTAATAAACTTAACCCATGCAAGGCATTGAAAGAGTCCATGTCGTCACAGTGCTGTTCTGAAGTGATACACTCACTTGGAAACAATCAAAGTATTCCATAGAGTGGCCCTACTTGGAGGATTGTCTGTGAACTTAATCTGTCCATGGTAAGGTTTGTGTTGAATTGGCATACTTACATTGTAACCTCAAGTCTGAATTTGAGTGTTGTTGTGTTTGTCCTGTTTGTCCCTTTAGAGATTTGTGTTTTCATTGAAGTATTTCAGTGCCTGATCACATTTAAAAACCTATATTTATATTTGGGTATATAAAATATTTAATATGTTTAAGAATAAAAGGAAATGATTAGATCAGTCTCAAAATTTTACTAAAAAATTTACTTGCTTAATGTAAATTTTTAGGATGTTTGTGTATGGATATCTCAAAAAGGTTAGATATTTGAGGTCTTGCTATAAACTGCAACAGTGTATGTATAGCTAGTGTTGCCAAGATACTTGGCAACTAGTGTGCAAGGAAGTAGTGCTTCAAATGGATATTCATACTCTATGTATTATAGGCACAAATTGTGTGAAATTAAATGAATAAATTGATATTAGAAAATTTATGCTTATTATATTCATGTCACTGACAATTTCAAAATATGTGGATTATTAAGTTTTATATACCTGATCAAGGTTGTTGATTTAGTAGTATGGTTTTAGTAAACTACGATAATTAGACATAAATTTTAGTTGTTACCAATCCTTGTAATATCTATGAAATGCAACTAAAATGAGTTGTATCATTGTGAAAAGTGTAACATTCATGCATTTTAAATACAGTAGATAATTTTAATGAGCCTAGAATTTGTAGGCTGCCGGCTTAGCAATGTTTTGATGTACGAAGAGCAGCCATAGTCACATTAAGATTTTTAAAAGGCAGATAAGAGAATTTAGTTATGTCTCAGTGGTTGAGTCTATACCCATCATTGAACTAACAGGTTTGAGTTTAGGAACGTTACAACGTGCATGTTAGCTATTGCAGGGCGTAAATTTGTGTGGCTAGCTTGCATCAGGGTTGTATGATTGGCGTTCTAGTTGGCTTAGGCCTGAAAATGTGTGGTCTGTTGTCATGTTTAAAGTCTTTGTGATAGGGAATGTTGTCCATTATAAAGGTGACGTGATATAATTTAAATGTAAGTGCATGTAatgttaactaaaaaaaaaaaacacattacatacATTTACATTAAAATATTACACACCTATGGCACACTGAACACATAATAAAAATATAAGTCACCTGGTTAGCTTGGTTATACAAAATTGAGATTTCATAAATAAAAATTAAGTGTTGTATCTGTCATTGCCCATtaaaatgttttttgttaattctctGAGTAACCCAAGTATGTTTCCATGAAAAGGTTAAATGGCACAGAATAATAATCTTTGGGTCTGAATTAGTCATTTGTGAAATTAATTAATTTGACTTATTTCATAGGGGAAGATAGTACAATCCGCTATCTATGTTTATTACATTGTTTGTTGAATATGTAAAAGGATATACCGTAAATCACTGGTTATAAATTTTCCCAAAAGAGGAGAGTGTTATTCATTTGGAAGCATACTCATTTTTGTTTTCTATCAATGTTAAATGTAAAACTAACCACGCCATGACATCTGTCTGTCTTCTTACAGACAAATAAGCTCACTATCCATTGCAAGTTTAAGTACATAAAtgtagaaaatggaaataaactagCATATTTCATTTGTGGTTAAAGCTAACTTTTGTATGGGAAACATTAACATTGTTCATCATCCTTGTGCAGAATACAGCGATGGTTGGAAGGAACAAGTGATCATCATTTGTTACTGCAGTTATTGTTTAAATCATCAACACTGATTCATCTCTTGATTGAAAGACAAATAAAGGTAACTTCATTACTTGATTCAGTACATACAGTAATTTTAAGTTACCACAATAAAAATTAGACAAAATCTGTTGGAACTATTTTTTCATAGAAACAAAAATTGTGCCTCATGATTTTTAAGCATTCACCATCCTCTGTGTGTTGCTTAAAACAATCCATCAATTACGCTATGGCAATTCAGGTGTCATCATACTGAAGGGTGaattatatttaccgtatatactcgagtataagtcgagattgtcagcccactttttgggctgaaagtaaccggcttatactagagtcatacccaggggtcggcaggggagggggagcggagctgtgtaataatactctcctgctcctggcgcggtccctgcacgtccctggttctctggcgccggcagcttcttcctgtagtgagcagtcacatggtaccgctcattacagtaatgaatatggactcccatagggatggtgctgcatattcatttctgtaatgagcggtaccatgtgactgctcactacaggaagctgccggggaacagaaccgcgccaggagcaggtgagtataacgcagtgcgctaaATTCACCTGTCCCACCGTCGGCACcgctgtcttccgcatcctctgcagtgacgctcaggtcagagggtgcgatgatgcgattagtgcgcgccgccctctgcctgaacgtcagtgtagaggatggggaagacacagctgcGGTCGGCGGTGGaatgcggagcaggtgaatatagcaagtgccgggagcCTCAGTGGTGagtatgcaattttttatttttttaatcgcagcaacagcatatggggcaattgtgtgtatggagcattttatggggccatgcgcagcactatttgggggcaaatatctgtatggagcatcttatggggccatgtgctatggaaatttgggttggataaaactatccctgtgtgctgcggccgttcccaataagactgagtattttgagcgctcatcaagaatagactgtacaccattgtgacagaaaagcattccatcaatactgatgatttattgtacatacatagttttataattgcatatagaaaggagtggttagttaattaccatattgtctagctcctctgttattggttatctaaatatatatggaatattgtgattaatgcacatatgaatgctgattaagcaactaaaatgtagttctctgcatctaggacaaagttgagacatctcatcagcacttaatacatctggagttcttctgcttttcgggtgtctggaaagcaccgaggaaccatctggcctagctcatgtggtcaagctgagcaattgattataatcatatatactcatatatccacagctaatatatactcagctagtttatagaGGAGTAAGCATGCAAGTGAGAGTTACATGATATACATACTTCTATCACAAGATACACACACATTatttgggggcaaatatctgtattgcggattttatggggccatgtctagcattatacggggcaaaagtctgtatggagcatcttatggggccatgtgcagcattatatgaggcaaatatctgtatggagcatcttatggggccataattcacatttgtggagcattatacagagCAAAGTTCAAAGAGACAAACGGCACCAGGACTCAACAATGCAGTATTGGGAGCGCTGAATCAAATACATCTCTTTAGACCCACAGCGTGCGGTATTCATGCAGTACTGGAGCGTGGTGCCTAGCATCAATAGCCATAACAGCACAGTAAAACTTTTCACAAGAAAGtagaaaaatgcggcactcactcaggttgcgaagtgaatatctttgatctgtctttaatccatgtacagacttagcataaaagacaagcggagacgacgagggtgcggggacagtgagctggacgacggccgtttcgtacaattagtgcttccacgggtccatgtgaGCTAAAACCTAAGTCACTTCCTTATAAAGGGAACAGACCTCAATAACATGATTGTtacatttgaagaaaaaaaaaaaacacaaaattacaaTACAAGTTAGCAAAAACCACTCAAGATGACTGCATGTTTCGAGACAGGGTGgattgatttaaatcacgatttaaatcaaaagatttttttctatttaaatcggatcgatttaaatcatgattttaatcatgatttaaatcactgatttaaatcaaaaggttttttttaatataaatcacgATTAAAATGAAAAGTGAGAGCAGTGCGCATGTGCGCCCATAGTTACACGGACGAAACTAGGGGCAACGATCTAACGCCAGGGTGAGGGGGGGACCCCAAAGTAAgcaaaaatcttttttgttttacTATATGGCAATAGGTAGGTGTTTAAAAGCAGCATGTCTTAATTGTATAAACTATTAATAGCCTCCACATTTTGTTCATACTGCCCCTTTAATTCCACACTTCTAGCTTGGTTTCACTTTTGGTTTAGTTTCTTTTTCCATTCAGTTGACATGCCCAAACTTGTTGGATAGTCAGCAGTACTTGGCTGTAGTAACAATCAAACTTCATAAGTGATCTGTGTGAGCCATGGCAGGTCGTAAGAGAGACCCTATTTGGGTTCATTTTGTTgagatgccagcagcagatcttggaaAGAAAGGTGCAAGAGCAAAGTGCAAATACTGTCAAAAGGATATCCAAGGACTTGTTTGCCGTTTGAAATCACATTATGAAAACTGCAACCAGAAGGGAAATGAAGATGTTGATAGTGATACAACTAATGTCAATGAACCCCCACAGCTTCTTATGCACCAGGAGCCTAGTACTAGTAAGTCTGGCAATTACAACCTATTTTTTTAACAGACATTTTACTGGGATGGTTAAAGTCTATGAAAAGAGAAATTTCTAGCACTAGTAGTTCTGGAGTATAGAATTTAAATTTATGTTAAGGCAATATTTCACAGAAAATTAACGCTAAAGGAcatgtgcacctttatttttttaaggtgcACGTCCTCCCCCCCGCAGCGCTCTTACCTCCGATCCCCGCAGCGCTGAGATCCGTGGCTTCGTTTTGACCGTCCGCCTCCCGTCCTCCGGTTGCGGCCTACTCGCAGTGATCCAGCGGCGTGACGTCAGCGGGCCGCAcgctccattgaaatgaatggaggcGCGCTCGCGGACGGGCAGAACGAAGCCACGGATCCCCGCAGCGCTGACATCGGAGGTAAGAGAGCTGCGGGGGGAGGACATGTGCACACTGcaccttaaaaaataaaggtgcacatgtcctttaagtaaaaataaagtgtgtatacgcttattttttttttattgtaggctgcAATTCACTTTTGAAGTCTGCCAAATtgaccattttaaaaaaaaaaacatttttaaaacttttgacataatttttcagttgctctgATATTAGTTACCAGTATTACAGCAACTTCACCGGAAAACTTGAGTAGCATAACTTTTGAGACAGCCCTTATAGGACGAGGACCATTACATTGttcaaaaagtttgtttcaaaatattTTCGTTATATTTCTTCAAATACGCAGtcgatttatatttttaatttctgtGCTTTCAGGGTCAAATATGGCTTGTGCTGCACGTGACAATCAATATCTGGGTACAACTTCAACAAAGCAGCCCAAAAAAAAAACTTTGCGTGCAAAGTGTAGAAAAATTCATCTTAAAGACTACGACGAGCCAGAAAGAACATTTTGATGAATTAATTGCTAAATTCATATTTGCAACCAATTCTTCTTTCCGACTAGTTGAGCACCCATTGTTTGTACAAATGATCGAAGGAATTAGACCAGGCTACAAACCACCAAGTAGATTTGATATCTCAGGAAAACATCTTCAGGCTGTATACGACATAGAAAGAGCGGCTTGTACAAAATATTTGAAAGACAAGGTTGTTAACATGAGCTTGGATGGTTGGAGCAACATCCACAACGACCCCATAATTTGCACTTGTGTCACAACAGAAGATGGTGAAACTTACCTTACAGACACAATCGACACATCTGGAAATTCACATACTGCTGAATATTTACTTGAAATTGCTAAGAACTCAATTCACCAATGCCAAGAACAGTTTGGATGTAAAGTGAGGAGCTTAGTTACTGATAACGCAAGCAATGTGGCAAAAATGCGAGCGGAACTGGCACATGAGGATGACACAAATGTCATTACATACGGTTGTTCTGCCCATTTGTTGCATCTTTTGGCAAAAGACCTGCATATTTCGGGTGTCAAGGAACATGTTGTAGAAATTGTTAAATATTTCCGCAATAATCATTTTGCACATGCAACCTACAAGGAAATGGGAGGACTGAAGTTGGTTctaccacaagatgttagatggaataccttggctgactgcttggaaatgtttattaacaactggtcaaaattactgtccatTTGCGAAACACATCGGGATAAAATTGATGCTAATATACGAAGCAAAGTATTAAATCTTGGTGTGAAGAGAAATGCCGAGGACCTTTTGGAAAGGTTAAAGCCAATATCGATTGCGTTGGATAAAATGCAGAAAGATACTGCAACCATAGCTGATGCCACAGAAGTTTGGAAAGATTTAGAAGGTTCTCTAGATCGCTTGAACCTCTCAAACAATGTAAAGGTTGCAATACAGCACCGCAAGGACCAAGCATTAAAAGAAGAACACTATTTAGCCAATATCTTGCATCCCATCTACAGAGGGAAAAAATTATCTGAGGCGGAAATCAACTCTGCAATGGAGTGGTTCGCCAATACTAACCATGACATTGTGGCAACTGTGCTGAAATTGAAGTGTGAATCTGCACCATTTCAAAAATACATGTTTGCAGATAACGTCGTTAATGAACTAAAACCACTGGACTGGTGGAAGTCGCAATCACTTGTTCTTCCAGCAAAGATAATAAATCTAGCTACTCAGCTACTGACTGCATCGGCTTCATCCGCAGGAGTAGAGAGATTGTTTTCTTCATTTGGTTTTGTGCACACAACAGTCCGAAACCGCTTAGGAACTGCTAAAGCAGGACAACTGGTTTTCCTATTAAAAGTCCTAAATAAACAGTAGGCTTAAAGGACTGATGTATTCACTGAAGATGTTTGCTTACTTCAAACGTTAGAGATAGGCTATTGTTAAAAAGTACTTACTCTCTGTAGTTCAATTCTGAGTGTTTAATATTGCAAATAAAAATTATTAGGTTTCATAATCAactgttttaatatttttgtgtaaaacaattagatttgcaaaaagacaaagttttgcttgtgtacaacttgattaaaaaatctgatttaaatcaaaaaaatctgattttttttttatttttttaaccccttcatgacccagcctattttgtccttaaagaccttgccgttttttgcaattctgaccagtgtccctttatgaggtaataactcaggaacgcttcaacggatcctagcggttctgagattgttttttcgtgacatattgggcttcatgttagtaataaatttaggtcaataaattctgcgtttatttgtgataaaaacggaaatttggcaaaaattttgaaaatttcgcaattttcattctgttaaaccagagagatatgtgacacacaatagttaataaataacatttcccacatgtttactttacatcagcacaattttggaaacaaattttttttttgttaggaagttataagggttaaaatttgaccagcgatttgtcatttttacaacgaaatttacaaaaccatttttttagggaccacctcacatttgaagtcagtttgaggggtctatatggctgaaaatacccaaaagtgacaccattctaaaaactgcacccctcaaggtactcaaaaccacattcaagaagattattaacccttcaggtgcttcacagcagcagaagcaacatggaaggaaaaaatgaacatttaactttttagtcacaaaaattatcttttagcaacaatttttttattttcccaatggtaaaaggagaaactgaaccacgaaagttgttgtccaatttgtcctgagtacgctgatacctcatatgtgggggtaaaccactgtttgggcgcacggcagggcttggaagggaaggagcgccatttgactttttgaattaaaaattggctccactctttagcggacaccatgtcacgtttggagagcccccgtgtgcctaaaaattggagctcccccacaattgaccccattttggaaactagacgccccaaggaacttatctagatgcatagtgagcactttgaacccccaggtgcttcacaaattgatccgtaaaaatgaaaaagtacttttttttcacaaaaaaattcttttagcctaaattttttcatttttacatgggcaacaggataaaatggatcctaaaatgtgttgggcaatttctccagagtacaccaatacctcacatgtgggggtaaaccactgtttgggcacatggtaaggctcggaagggaaggagcgccatttgactttttgaatgaaaaattatttccatagttagcggacaccatgtcgcgtttggatagctcctgtgtgcctaaacattggcgctcccccacaagtgaccccattttggaaactagaccccccaaggaacttatttagatgcctagtgagcactttaaaccctcaggtgcttcacaaattgatctgtaaaaatgaaaaagtacttttttttcacaaaaaaattcttttcgcctcaattttttcattttcacatgggcagtaggataaaatggatcataaaatttgttgggcaatttctcccgagtacgtcaatacctcatatgtgggggtaaaccactgtttgggcacatggtaaggctcggaagggaaggcgcgccatttgactttttgaatggaaaattagctccaattgttagcggacaccatgtcgcgtttggagagcccctgtgtgcctaaacattggagctcccccacaagtgaccccattttggaaactagaccccccccaatgaacttatctagatgcatattgagcactttaaagccccaggtgcttcacagaagtttataacgcagagccatgaaaataaaaaataatttttctttcctcaaaaatgattttttagcctggaatttcctattttgccaaggataataggagaaattggaccacaaatattgttgtccagtttgtcctgagtacgctgataccccatatgtgggggtaaaccactgtttgggcgcacggcagggctcggaagggatggcacgccatttggctttttaaatggaaaattagctccaatcattagcggacaccatgtcacgtttggagagcccctgtgtgcctaaacattggagatcccccagaaatgaccccattttggaaactagacccccaaaggaactaatctagatgtgtggtgaggactttgaacccccaagtgcttcacagaagtttataacgcagagccatgaaaataaaaaaaaatatatattttctcaaaaattatcttttagcctgcaattttttattttcctaagggtaacaggagaaatttgaccccaaaagttgttgtccagtttctcctgagtacgctgataccccatatgtgggggtaaatcactgggcacatgccggggctcggaagtgaagtagtgacgttttgaaatgcagactttgatggaatgctctgtgggcgtcacgttgcgtttgcagagcccctgatgtggcttaacagtagaaaccccccacaagtgaccccattttggaaactagaccccgaaaggaacttatctagatgtgtggtgagcactttgaacccccaagcgcttcatagaagtttataatgcagagccgtgaaaataataaatacgttttctttcctcaaaaataattatttagcccagaattttttaattttcccaagggtaacagcagaaatttgaccccaatatttgttgtccagtttctcctgagtacggtgataccccatatgtgggggtaaactactgtttgggcacatgccggggcttggaattgaagtagtgacgttttgaaatgcagactttgatggaatgctctgcgggcgtcacgttgcgtttgcagagcccctggtgtgcctaaacagtagaaaccc
This region of Ranitomeya imitator isolate aRanImi1 chromosome 1, aRanImi1.pri, whole genome shotgun sequence genomic DNA includes:
- the LOC138652384 gene encoding uncharacterized protein, whose protein sequence is MKTATRREMKMLIVIQLMSMNPHSFLCTRSLVLGQIWLVLHVTINIWVQLQQSSPKKKLCVQSVEKFILKTTTSQKEHFDELIAKFIFATNSSFRLVEHPLFVQMIEGIRPGYKPPSRFDISGKHLQAVYDIERAACTKYLKDKVVNMSLDGWSNIHNDPIICTCVTTEDGETYLTDTIDTSGNSHTAEYLLEIAKNSIHQCQEQFGCKVRSLVTDNASNVAKMRAELAHEDDTNVITYGCSAHLLHLLAKDLHISGVKEHVVEIVKYFRNNHFAHATYKEMGGLKLVLPQDVRWNTLADCLEMFINNWSKLLSICETHRDKIDANIRSKVLNLGVKRNAEDLLERLKPISIALDKMQKDTATIADATEVWKDLEGSLDRLNLSNNVKVAIQHRKDQALKEEHYLANILHPIYRGKKLSEAEINSAMEWFANTNHDIVATVLKLKCESAPFQKYMFADNVVNELKPLDWWKSQSLVLPAKIINLATQLLTASASSAGVERLFSSFGFVHTTVRNRLGTAKAGQLVFLLKVLNKQ